The Sulfurimonas lithotrophica genome includes a region encoding these proteins:
- a CDS encoding Fic family protein: MNNYTPPYKITSKILKLSTQISEELTKLQFSSITKVNPMLRKKNRIKTLAGTLEIEGNFLGEEKITSIIDGKKVLGSVKELAEVQGAIKAYDKLESYRYDELDDLLLAHKILMDEILTTAGSFRSVNVQVGEHIAPQPSMVSDLMTDLFTWLKNSDEHMLLKSCIFHYEFEFIHPFSDGNGRIGRLWQSVILNSYNPLFSLLPTESIVRDHQEEYYKAIENSTEQGESTPFIEFMLEMILESMQNIKNVNVPNSVPKNVPIKRLDKIIEIISENRAITIAELASLLDVTDKTIKRDIAKLKEQHRLTRVGSLKSGHWEIVHE, encoded by the coding sequence ATGAATAACTACACCCCACCATACAAAATAACCTCAAAAATACTAAAACTATCAACGCAAATAAGTGAAGAACTCACAAAACTTCAGTTCTCTAGCATTACAAAAGTAAATCCTATGCTAAGAAAAAAGAACCGCATTAAAACATTAGCTGGTACTTTAGAGATAGAGGGTAACTTTTTAGGAGAAGAGAAGATCACTTCTATCATAGATGGTAAAAAGGTTTTAGGAAGTGTAAAAGAACTTGCAGAAGTACAAGGGGCTATAAAAGCGTATGACAAGTTAGAATCGTACCGTTACGATGAGCTAGATGACCTTTTACTCGCACATAAAATACTGATGGATGAGATCTTAACAACTGCTGGAAGTTTTAGAAGTGTAAATGTTCAGGTTGGTGAACACATAGCTCCACAGCCTAGCATGGTAAGTGACCTTATGACAGACCTTTTTACTTGGCTTAAAAACAGCGATGAGCATATGCTATTAAAATCTTGTATATTCCATTATGAGTTTGAGTTTATTCATCCATTTTCAGATGGTAACGGTCGTATAGGTAGACTTTGGCAGAGCGTTATCTTAAACAGTTACAATCCTCTTTTTTCACTTTTACCGACTGAGAGTATAGTAAGAGATCATCAAGAAGAGTACTACAAAGCTATAGAAAATTCGACAGAGCAAGGTGAAAGCACTCCGTTTATAGAGTTTATGCTTGAGATGATACTCGAATCTATGCAAAACATAAAAAATGTAAATGTCCCAAATAGTGTCCCTAAAAATGTCCCAATAAAAAGACTCGATAAAATTATTGAAATCATTAGTGAAAACAGAGCTATAACCATAGCAGAACTGGCTAGTTTACTGGATGTGACAGATAAAACTATCAAAAGAGATATAGCAAAACTAAAAGAGCAGCATAGACTTACAAGGGTAGGGAGTTTAAAATCTGGTCACTGGGAAATAGTTCATGAGTAA
- the drt3b gene encoding antiviral reverse transcriptase Drt3b: MSRKFRKKQKITYLKERAVLSDTLPYETPAIFSNRYFYRFLVNNKVEIKNNEIIFDNSVTDVKEVLELLFNVKVDNNKASFENHERTIPFTFKIAHKKNDFRNLSLIHPLNQLMIVNFYSTYKESIKYFSNESEFSIRRPFKIAKNRYMNNYLKKRKNTKLAHNKIEIHDNEEEHLKSFFTYKKYSNIHRFFESYEYQRCEKKFDKLYKFDINKCFDSIYTHTIAWALLNKEIVKDNLNTKLDATFAGKFDKLMQNMNYGETNGILIGAEISRIFAELILQSIDKKVKSNLETKSCLHKTHYEIFRYVDDYFVFYDDERVKNIVTETFKHELKEYNLYVSDTKTIEFVKPIITDLTIAKTKITELINENFSYVIKDNATEDEKQWSVSLNSKDVITKFKMIIKETNIEYKDILNYSIATIEKRYLKIISKLENSENQLLYTDMFVAYTMQLLNFLFFIYSVSPRVTSTIKIVSLISKLIQFIKDSKAHNRIFKNYQIELIYKKMYDETFQILKKNKLKEYTQNETLYLLLILNEIGKDYRLESNFLDSYFFDDGIELNYFVIVSLLYYIKNISRYANIKTKLLECIENKFKSYNKDNLRKNTELTLLLMDLMTCPYVDTQDKNRFLSLNDVTDPATQNKIVVFSLKQKYWFVKWQDFNLAEEIELKKSQEVYS, encoded by the coding sequence ATGAGTAGAAAGTTTAGAAAAAAACAAAAAATTACTTATCTAAAAGAAAGAGCTGTTTTATCAGATACATTGCCTTATGAAACACCAGCAATATTTTCTAATAGATATTTTTATAGATTTTTGGTGAATAATAAAGTAGAAATAAAAAACAATGAAATTATATTTGATAACAGTGTTACAGATGTAAAAGAAGTTTTAGAACTACTTTTCAACGTCAAAGTTGATAACAATAAAGCTTCATTTGAAAATCATGAAAGAACTATTCCATTTACTTTTAAAATTGCACATAAAAAAAATGATTTTAGAAACTTATCTTTGATACATCCTTTAAATCAACTGATGATAGTGAATTTCTATAGTACATATAAAGAAAGTATAAAATATTTTTCAAATGAAAGTGAATTTTCTATTAGAAGACCTTTTAAAATAGCTAAAAATAGATATATGAACAACTATCTAAAAAAACGAAAAAATACCAAATTGGCTCATAATAAAATTGAGATTCATGATAATGAAGAAGAACATTTAAAAAGTTTTTTTACCTATAAAAAGTACAGTAATATCCATAGGTTTTTTGAGTCTTATGAATATCAAAGATGTGAAAAGAAATTTGACAAACTTTATAAATTTGATATTAATAAATGCTTTGACAGTATTTATACACATACTATCGCATGGGCACTATTAAACAAAGAAATAGTAAAAGATAATTTAAATACTAAATTAGATGCCACATTCGCAGGTAAGTTTGATAAATTGATGCAAAATATGAACTATGGTGAGACAAATGGTATTTTGATTGGCGCTGAGATCTCTCGTATTTTTGCTGAACTAATTTTACAAAGTATTGATAAGAAGGTAAAAAGCAACCTAGAAACAAAATCATGTTTACATAAAACTCACTATGAAATTTTTAGATATGTCGATGACTATTTCGTATTTTATGATGATGAGCGAGTTAAAAATATAGTAACTGAAACTTTTAAACATGAGTTAAAAGAATATAACTTATATGTGAGCGATACAAAAACAATTGAATTTGTTAAACCTATTATTACAGATTTGACAATAGCAAAAACAAAAATAACTGAATTAATTAATGAAAATTTTAGTTATGTAATAAAAGACAATGCAACAGAAGATGAAAAGCAGTGGAGTGTTTCTTTAAATTCTAAAGATGTTATAACAAAATTTAAAATGATTATTAAAGAGACAAATATAGAATATAAAGATATTTTGAACTATTCAATAGCAACAATAGAAAAGAGATATTTAAAAATTATTTCCAAACTTGAAAACTCCGAAAATCAATTGCTTTATACTGATATGTTTGTTGCTTATACGATGCAGTTACTGAACTTTTTATTTTTTATATATTCTGTATCACCTAGAGTTACATCAACTATTAAAATAGTTTCACTAATTAGTAAACTAATACAATTTATCAAAGACAGTAAGGCACACAATAGGATATTTAAAAATTATCAAATTGAATTGATTTATAAAAAAATGTATGATGAGACTTTTCAAATACTGAAGAAAAATAAATTAAAAGAATATACACAAAATGAAACATTATATCTGCTATTGATATTAAACGAAATAGGTAAAGACTATAGGCTCGAGAGCAATTTTTTAGATAGTTATTTTTTTGATGACGGAATAGAGTTAAATTACTTCGTAATAGTGAGTTTACTTTACTATATAAAAAATATCAGTCGATATGCTAACATCAAAACAAAGCTTTTGGAGTGTATTGAAAATAAGTTTAAATCTTACAATAAAGATAATCTTAGAAAAAACACTGAGCTTACGTTACTTTTAATGGACTTGATGACTTGCCCTTATGTAGATACTCAAGATAAAAATAGATTTCTATCTTTGAATGATGTAACTGATCCAGCTACACAAAATAAAATAGTTGTATTTTCATTAAAGCAAAAATATTGGTTTGTTAAATGGCAAGATTTTAATTTAGCAGAAGAAATTGAATTGAAAAAAAGTCAGGAGGTTTACAGCTAA
- the drt3a gene encoding antiviral reverse transcriptase Drt3a: MKQSFNVENFTKIYYDENRKGDYLDGRFSEFNILKHYGNSIKKINKKFRDGFYSTVEKRERANHRKERLKKRKFDNLQIILSLVEEKIDKKNYSISMLTKTIKGKTAYTVDRSNVETFFLFKQIQKNIQHSFKVKQADRNEIVSQVVNMLDNGFPKYIIRTDIASFYETIPHDELKKVISRNHILSPLSKKIINEILRQYQIITGQNSGIPRGIGISAYLAELYMRDFDNDIRDLSNVTYYARYVDDIIIVFTPNNKHESIDYLNLIDEKITKYGLRRNTTKTKPMDFTQTNNFNFDFLGYNFTFANPLKIDISSNKEQRYKEKLNISIEDYNRTSKYNEKAARRLLIQRLKYLTGNTRLLGVKKDILIGAYFSNQQISVDSKLKRLDNYFKCVAVERNLQPYSRLNLNGTTKLKNKLKTFSFVDGFQKKNFYKFSKKELEEILSIWKNL, translated from the coding sequence ATGAAGCAATCTTTTAATGTTGAAAATTTTACAAAAATTTATTATGATGAAAACCGAAAAGGTGACTATTTAGATGGTAGATTTTCAGAATTTAATATTCTAAAACATTATGGAAATTCAATAAAAAAAATTAACAAAAAATTTAGAGATGGATTTTATTCTACAGTTGAAAAAAGAGAAAGAGCAAACCATAGAAAAGAAAGATTAAAAAAGAGAAAGTTTGATAACTTACAAATAATTTTGTCATTAGTAGAAGAAAAAATTGATAAAAAAAACTATTCAATTTCAATGCTTACTAAAACTATCAAGGGAAAAACAGCTTATACTGTCGATAGAAGTAATGTAGAAACATTTTTTTTATTTAAGCAAATTCAAAAAAATATACAGCACTCCTTTAAAGTAAAGCAAGCTGATAGGAATGAAATAGTGTCTCAAGTTGTAAATATGCTTGATAACGGATTTCCAAAATACATTATACGAACAGATATTGCAAGTTTTTATGAAACTATTCCTCATGATGAATTAAAAAAAGTCATATCCAGAAATCATATACTTAGTCCATTGTCAAAAAAAATCATCAATGAAATATTAAGACAGTATCAGATTATTACAGGTCAAAATAGTGGAATACCACGAGGAATAGGTATAAGTGCTTATCTTGCTGAATTATATATGAGAGATTTTGATAATGATATAAGAGACTTGAGTAATGTGACTTATTATGCAAGATATGTGGATGATATAATCATTGTATTTACACCAAATAATAAGCATGAAAGTATTGATTATTTAAATTTAATAGATGAAAAGATTACAAAATATGGCTTAAGGCGTAATACTACAAAAACAAAACCTATGGATTTTACACAAACTAACAATTTCAATTTTGATTTTTTAGGTTATAACTTTACTTTCGCCAATCCACTTAAAATAGATATAAGTAGTAATAAAGAGCAGAGATATAAAGAAAAGTTGAACATTTCAATTGAAGATTATAATAGAACGAGTAAATATAACGAAAAAGCTGCTCGAAGATTATTAATTCAAAGATTAAAATATTTGACTGGTAATACACGGCTGTTAGGTGTTAAAAAAGATATTTTGATAGGTGCATATTTTTCAAATCAACAAATAAGTGTGGATTCAAAACTAAAGAGACTTGATAATTATTTTAAATGTGTAGCAGTTGAAAGAAACTTACAACCTTACTCCCGTTTAAATCTGAATGGTACTACAAAACTAAAAAACAAGCTAAAAACTTTTAGTTTTGTTGATGGATTTCAAAAGAAAAACTTCTACAAGTTTTCAAAAAAAGAGTTAGAAGAAATATTGAGTATTTGGAAGAACTTATGA
- a CDS encoding restriction endonuclease subunit S, whose product MRSNYKKLGDYIRQVNVRNVDGKIDLLVGVNLDKKFMPSVANIIGADLTKYKVVKKGQFGCKFMSVGRDGRLPISLMQEHDEAIISSAYYVFEVKDENELLSEYLMMWLSRSENDRYLWFMSGADVRGSISWEDFCSIDINVPSIDKQIEIVKEYHTITDRIKLNEQLNQKLEDTAQSIYKEWFMNFEFPNENRKPYKSNGGKMKYSEELDMEIPNEWSSVPYTNMIDLKGGGTPSTEIIEYWDGKIPFFTPKDVSESIYSISTEKNITQLGFDNSSTKIYPINTVFITARGTVGAIAMASTDMAMNQSCYAAIGKDINQFFVYQHTLRTLDVLKNHANGGVFGALVTRDFEQISVLYPDSKTIYKFGEKSEKLFEHILIKQNENHKLHELKDVLLSKMAIIEG is encoded by the coding sequence ATGAGATCAAACTATAAAAAGTTAGGTGACTATATACGACAAGTTAATGTAAGAAATGTTGATGGAAAAATAGATCTTCTAGTTGGTGTAAATTTAGATAAGAAGTTTATGCCATCTGTCGCAAATATAATAGGAGCGGATTTAACAAAGTATAAAGTAGTTAAGAAAGGTCAGTTTGGATGCAAATTTATGAGTGTTGGAAGAGATGGGAGGCTCCCAATATCTTTAATGCAAGAACATGATGAGGCTATTATATCTTCTGCGTATTATGTATTTGAAGTAAAAGATGAAAATGAACTTTTAAGCGAATACTTAATGATGTGGCTATCAAGAAGTGAGAATGACAGATATCTATGGTTTATGAGTGGTGCTGATGTTAGGGGAAGTATATCATGGGAAGACTTTTGCTCTATAGATATAAATGTTCCATCTATAGACAAACAAATAGAGATAGTTAAAGAATATCATACTATCACAGATAGAATCAAACTAAATGAGCAACTAAATCAAAAACTAGAAGATACAGCACAAAGTATCTATAAAGAGTGGTTTATGAATTTTGAATTTCCAAATGAAAACCGTAAGCCATATAAATCAAATGGTGGTAAGATGAAATACTCAGAAGAACTGGATATGGAAATACCTAATGAATGGAGTTCTGTTCCTTACACAAATATGATTGACTTAAAAGGTGGTGGAACTCCTAGTACTGAAATTATTGAATATTGGGACGGTAAAATACCTTTTTTCACTCCAAAAGATGTTTCTGAATCAATTTATAGTATCAGCACAGAAAAAAATATAACGCAACTTGGTTTTGACAATAGTAGTACAAAAATTTATCCAATAAATACAGTTTTTATAACAGCAAGAGGAACTGTGGGGGCAATAGCTATGGCTTCAACAGATATGGCAATGAATCAAAGTTGTTATGCGGCTATTGGAAAAGATATAAATCAATTCTTTGTTTATCAACACACCCTAAGAACATTGGATGTATTAAAAAATCATGCTAATGGAGGAGTTTTTGGCGCATTAGTTACTCGTGACTTTGAACAAATTTCAGTTTTATATCCAGATTCAAAAACGATTTATAAATTTGGAGAGAAATCAGAAAAGTTGTTTGAGCATATTTTAATTAAACAAAATGAAAACCATAAACTACATGAATTAAAAGATGTTTTACTTTCCAAAATGGCAATAATTGAGGGATAA
- a CDS encoding type I restriction-modification system subunit M yields MAKAKAAKKQKSMEETLWDSANKLRGTVESSEYKHIVLGLIFLKFVSDTFEERRQQLIEQGQEAFVDMVEFYTMENVFYLPEESRWSYIKQNAKQDDIALKIDTALSTIEKNNPSLKGALPDNYFSRLGLDASKLSSLIDTINNINTIEDKGHDIVGRVYEYFLSKFAIAEGKGKGEFYTPKSIVNLIANMIEPYKGKIYDPACGSGGMFVQSMKFIEAHKGNKKDISIYGQEYTATTYKLAKMNLAIRGISANLGDVPADTFAKDQHKDLKADFIMANPPFNQKDWRGANELLDDPRWAGYDVPPTSNANYGWILNMVSKLSVNGVAGFILANGALSGGGEEYKIRKKLIENDLVEAILILPQNMFYTTTISVTIWILNANKKLREFEQNGVNKIHRDRTNEILFMDLRQQGIPFEKKYIQFDQTTIEKISSTYHTWQSDKKAYEDIPEYCYSASKEEVEKKDYSLVPSKYIEFVNRDENIDFDTKMTNLKSEFTELLKQEEQSKQELLTVFKELGYEIKL; encoded by the coding sequence ATGGCAAAAGCAAAAGCAGCAAAAAAACAAAAATCTATGGAAGAGACACTATGGGATAGTGCAAATAAACTTAGAGGTACAGTTGAATCAAGTGAATACAAGCACATTGTACTTGGACTTATCTTTTTAAAGTTTGTAAGTGATACATTTGAGGAGAGACGCCAGCAGCTAATAGAACAAGGGCAAGAAGCATTTGTAGATATGGTGGAGTTTTACACTATGGAGAATGTGTTCTATCTTCCTGAAGAATCACGTTGGAGTTACATAAAACAAAATGCCAAACAAGATGACATAGCCCTAAAAATTGATACTGCACTCTCTACAATCGAGAAGAACAACCCAAGCCTTAAAGGTGCATTACCAGATAACTACTTCTCAAGACTTGGACTTGATGCAAGTAAGCTCTCATCTCTTATAGATACTATCAATAACATCAACACCATAGAAGACAAAGGACACGATATAGTCGGTCGTGTATATGAATACTTCTTGAGTAAATTTGCCATAGCTGAGGGGAAAGGTAAAGGGGAATTCTATACTCCAAAATCTATAGTAAATCTTATAGCAAATATGATAGAACCATACAAAGGTAAGATCTATGATCCTGCTTGTGGTTCAGGTGGTATGTTTGTACAGTCTATGAAGTTTATAGAAGCTCATAAAGGAAACAAAAAAGATATCTCTATCTACGGGCAAGAGTACACGGCAACTACATACAAACTGGCAAAGATGAACCTAGCTATCAGGGGAATATCTGCAAACCTTGGAGATGTACCGGCTGATACATTTGCAAAAGATCAACACAAAGATCTCAAAGCTGATTTTATCATGGCAAATCCTCCATTTAACCAAAAAGACTGGAGAGGTGCAAATGAACTGTTAGATGATCCAAGATGGGCAGGATATGATGTTCCTCCAACATCAAACGCTAACTACGGATGGATACTTAACATGGTATCTAAACTCTCTGTTAATGGTGTAGCTGGGTTTATCCTTGCTAATGGTGCGTTAAGCGGTGGTGGCGAAGAGTATAAGATACGAAAAAAGCTTATTGAAAATGATTTGGTAGAGGCTATTTTAATACTTCCTCAAAATATGTTTTATACGACTACAATAAGTGTAACTATTTGGATACTTAATGCCAATAAAAAACTAAGAGAGTTTGAACAAAACGGTGTAAATAAAATTCACAGAGACAGAACGAATGAAATACTCTTTATGGATTTGAGACAGCAAGGTATACCATTTGAGAAAAAATACATTCAATTTGACCAAACAACTATAGAAAAAATATCGTCTACTTATCATACATGGCAAAGTGATAAAAAAGCTTATGAAGACATACCTGAATACTGCTACAGTGCTTCAAAAGAAGAAGTTGAGAAAAAAGACTATTCTCTAGTACCAAGTAAATATATAGAATTTGTAAATAGAGATGAGAACATAGACTTTGATACTAAGATGACAAATCTAAAAAGTGAATTTACAGAGCTTTTAAAACAAGAAGAACAATCAAAACAAGAACTATTGACAGTTTTTAAAGAGTTGGGTTATGAGATCAAACTATAA
- a CDS encoding DNA repair protein has product MGLGAKLWNGVKSVAKKTVEVASKAVDYVKEKTSKAWNGITGRTTFNEAEELLAEITDRYDKAKFEYERNMQDITSKLEERINTINYHKTDIYDKHFKRFTDLGNKLHNINIEGKSFLEYFEDSITEVKKLEGVRSKEELYMIDFNNLKASEIFFGIFTLGFFTRKKAKQTLVKVQEEEQRIDEEIEKMKSQVVKIKVILESIENVAMYFETLVMNYSKLLDRFEYGVSSQTQKQVLNGVTLENGKLDFKLIPIVHIDEFRALFNLSIVLKQMSTMGYLTENGEVQTEDIQAVNNIQSKMEKLELLSA; this is encoded by the coding sequence ATGGGGTTGGGTGCAAAACTATGGAACGGTGTCAAATCAGTTGCAAAAAAAACAGTTGAAGTTGCCAGTAAAGCAGTTGATTATGTTAAAGAAAAAACATCTAAAGCTTGGAATGGTATAACAGGTAGAACAACCTTTAACGAAGCAGAAGAATTACTCGCTGAGATTACAGATAGATACGATAAAGCCAAGTTTGAGTATGAACGGAATATGCAAGATATAACTTCAAAACTTGAAGAAAGAATCAATACTATTAACTACCATAAAACAGATATTTACGATAAACATTTTAAACGCTTTACTGATTTAGGTAATAAGCTTCACAATATTAATATTGAAGGTAAAAGTTTTTTAGAGTATTTTGAAGATTCGATTACTGAAGTAAAAAAACTTGAAGGTGTTAGAAGCAAAGAAGAACTCTATATGATTGATTTTAATAATCTAAAAGCTTCAGAGATATTTTTTGGAATTTTTACTCTTGGATTTTTCACAAGAAAAAAAGCTAAACAGACACTTGTCAAAGTTCAAGAAGAAGAGCAGAGAATAGACGAAGAGATTGAAAAAATGAAATCTCAAGTTGTCAAAATAAAAGTTATTCTTGAATCTATTGAAAATGTAGCTATGTATTTTGAAACATTAGTTATGAACTATTCTAAATTGCTTGACCGCTTTGAATATGGTGTGTCTTCGCAAACACAAAAACAAGTTTTAAACGGAGTAACTCTTGAAAATGGTAAGTTAGATTTTAAACTAATCCCTATAGTACATATAGATGAGTTTAGAGCACTGTTTAATCTTTCAATAGTTCTTAAACAAATGTCAACAATGGGATATTTAACAGAAAATGGTGAAGTTCAAACTGAAGACATTCAAGCTGTAAATAATATTCAGTCAAAAATGGAAAAACTGGAACTATTATCTGCATAA
- a CDS encoding TerB family tellurite resistance protein: MYLDLLNKQEQQDFLELARYSMGLNGEHKESEEAILTSYKYECQLVEYTAHRQDDINKIIVALKGSTKKVKKIILIELFGILLADGEVCEAEGQFVDMLAEEFRIKEYEVARIHRWVEAMNDIVQEGYELISK; encoded by the coding sequence ATGTATTTAGATTTACTAAACAAACAAGAGCAGCAAGACTTTTTAGAACTGGCAAGATACTCAATGGGATTAAACGGTGAACATAAAGAATCTGAAGAAGCGATACTTACAAGCTATAAGTACGAATGTCAACTAGTGGAATACACAGCACATAGACAAGATGACATTAACAAGATTATTGTTGCACTCAAAGGTTCTACAAAAAAAGTTAAAAAAATAATTCTAATAGAACTATTTGGAATACTTTTAGCAGATGGAGAAGTTTGTGAAGCTGAAGGGCAATTTGTGGATATGCTGGCAGAAGAGTTCAGAATTAAAGAATATGAAGTAGCAAGAATACATAGATGGGTGGAAGCAATGAATGATATAGTTCAAGAGGGATATGAACTGATTTCTAAGTAA
- a CDS encoding helix-turn-helix transcriptional regulator produces MSVSHDKYATRLALIIRKLHNQERPSDDELAEEFNISPRTIRRDMNERLSFLPIKKENGRYMLEGYALGNLSFDDLKNFAAISGIKSLYPTLSNEFISDLLNMKINHTYQINAFGFEKINDRTKEFQKLNVAILHNQTLTFKYNGKPRSVKPYKLINNNGIWYLAGDEDAKIKMYTLQKVQDLCILDKTFKVDKKTLEKIDKNEANWFSEETIEVILEIDKPLIEYYLRRDILPNQTILKQSEEKLTLMTKVTYENEILNIVKHALPHVKISSPTYLQEKLEDILQTYLKRS; encoded by the coding sequence ATGTCCGTTTCCCACGATAAATATGCAACAAGATTAGCTCTTATTATTAGAAAACTACATAATCAAGAAAGACCAAGCGATGATGAGCTTGCAGAAGAGTTTAATATTAGCCCAAGAACAATTAGAAGAGATATGAATGAAAGACTGTCCTTCTTACCTATAAAAAAAGAGAATGGTCGCTATATGCTAGAGGGATATGCTCTTGGAAACCTAAGCTTCGATGATTTAAAGAATTTTGCTGCTATAAGCGGAATAAAATCTTTATACCCTACATTAAGCAATGAGTTTATAAGTGACCTTTTAAATATGAAAATAAACCATACATACCAAATCAATGCTTTTGGCTTTGAAAAAATAAACGACAGAACAAAAGAGTTTCAGAAACTAAATGTTGCCATACTGCACAATCAAACTTTAACTTTTAAATATAATGGAAAACCAAGAAGCGTAAAGCCGTATAAGCTCATAAATAATAATGGTATATGGTATTTGGCTGGAGATGAAGACGCTAAGATAAAGATGTATACACTGCAAAAAGTACAAGACCTTTGTATTTTAGATAAAACATTTAAAGTGGACAAAAAAACTTTAGAAAAGATTGATAAAAACGAAGCCAATTGGTTTTCAGAAGAGACAATAGAGGTTATACTTGAAATTGACAAACCTCTGATAGAGTACTATCTTCGCAGAGATATACTGCCTAATCAGACGATCCTAAAGCAAAGTGAAGAAAAACTTACACTTATGACTAAAGTAACATATGAAAATGAGATACTTAATATAGTTAAACATGCTTTGCCTCACGTTAAAATCAGTTCTCCTACATACCTGCAAGAAAAATTAGAAGATATTCTACAAACTTATCTAAAGCGGTCATAA
- a CDS encoding DUF932 domain-containing protein — protein sequence MSVRPLTDEQLKEQAPVLFTEQPHFETSDKYHFVSSIDVINEIKSHNWHPVSVQQSSVKDEDKDGYQRHVVRFRHFEDLLNPKENAVELLLFNSHDRSTAFSISAGIYRFVCSNGLVIADSVFESYKIKHIGDRANDIHTAIDKITSFKPQLEYKINKFEALKLSTGEREAFAKSSIALRFPEHLEVDYKDLLVPHRDEDNKDDLYTTLNIIQENLLSGNVSGVNKETGRRFTSREITSIGKDKEINQGLWDIAERISSIKEPEMALAA from the coding sequence ATGTCAGTAAGACCACTAACAGACGAACAGTTAAAAGAACAAGCACCAGTACTCTTTACAGAGCAACCACACTTTGAGACTAGTGATAAATATCACTTCGTTTCTTCTATAGATGTTATCAACGAAATCAAGTCACACAACTGGCATCCTGTGTCAGTGCAACAATCATCTGTAAAAGATGAGGACAAGGACGGTTATCAACGTCACGTTGTACGTTTCCGCCATTTCGAAGACTTACTCAATCCAAAAGAGAATGCAGTAGAGTTATTATTGTTTAATAGCCACGATAGGAGTACGGCTTTTAGCATATCGGCAGGTATCTACCGCTTTGTATGCTCAAATGGCTTAGTTATAGCGGACAGTGTATTTGAATCTTATAAAATCAAGCACATTGGAGATAGAGCTAACGACATACACACGGCAATAGATAAGATCACTTCTTTTAAACCACAACTTGAATATAAGATCAACAAGTTTGAAGCTTTAAAGCTATCAACTGGTGAGAGAGAAGCATTTGCTAAATCTAGTATTGCTCTTAGGTTTCCAGAGCATTTAGAGGTTGATTATAAAGACTTACTAGTACCTCACAGAGATGAAGACAATAAAGATGATCTCTACACAACGCTTAATATAATTCAAGAGAACCTACTGTCTGGAAATGTATCGGGTGTTAACAAAGAAACAGGTCGGAGATTTACTTCTCGTGAGATCACCTCTATTGGCAAAGACAAAGAGATCAATCAAGGTCTATGGGATATCGCCGAGCGTATCAGTTCTATAAAAGAGCCAGAGATGGCATTAGCAGCTTAA